Proteins from a single region of Antechinus flavipes isolate AdamAnt ecotype Samford, QLD, Australia chromosome 2, AdamAnt_v2, whole genome shotgun sequence:
- the MORN4 gene encoding MORN repeat-containing protein 4, with amino-acid sequence MTLTKGSFTYSSGEEYRGEWKEGRRHGIGQLMFADGGTYLGHFENGLFNGFGVLTFSDGSRYEGEFAQGKFNGVGVFIRHDNMTFEGEFKSGRVDGFGLLTFPDGSHGVPRNEGLFENNKLLRREKCSAVIQRAQRASESARNLPV; translated from the exons ATGACTTTGACAAAAGGCTCCTTCACCTACTCCAGCGGGGAGGAATATCGTGGCGAGTGGAAGGAGG GCCGCAGGCATGGCATTGGTCAACTGATGTTTGCAGATGGTGGCACCTACCTGGGTCATTTTGAGAATGGACTCTTTAATGGCTTTGGGGTACTGACTTTCTCAGATGGTTCAAG ATATGAGGGGGAGTTTGCCCAAGGAAAGTTCAACGGTGTTGGAGTTTTTATTCGCCATGACAACATGACCTTTGAGGGAGAATTCAAGAGTGGCAGAGTAGATGGTTTTG GCCTGCTGACTTTCCCTGATGGTTCTCATGGAGTTCCTCGAAATGAAGGTCTGTTTGAGAATAATAAGTTGCTACGGCGAGAAAAGTGTTCTGCAGTGATCCAGCGGGCCCAGAGGGCTTCCGAGTCGGCCCGGAACCTCCCAGTGTGA